One window of the Sparus aurata chromosome 7, fSpaAur1.1, whole genome shotgun sequence genome contains the following:
- the LOC115584989 gene encoding lectin-like produces the protein MDGKLYVIVPLHSTVLCFSGLNVTFVYIQTPMTWTEAQSYCREHHTDLASVRNTAENQKIKDLVSAGYIAWIGLFRDSWKWSDGSNSSFRYWLQGEPEGGNQACVLGSLRNSGKWFDDPCDRNRPFVCYITMTTKQVIKVRLERKDSSLDLNDPAVMEQMLKEVQQRLKDQGVKGDVKLSWRKQADGKVFHKEEEETKKKKTCPMKDEF, from the exons ATGGATGGTAAACTGTATGTTATAGTACCTCTGCACAGCACTGTGCTCTGTTTTTCAGGGCTGAATGTGACGTTTGTCTACATCCAGACTCCCATGACCTGGACTGAGGCCCAGAGCTACTGCAGAgaacaccacacagacctggCCAGTGTGAGGAACACGGCAGAGAACCAGAAGATAAAGGACCTGGTATCTGCAGGATATATAGCCTGGATCGGACTTTTCAGAGACTCCTGGAAGTGGTCGGATGGAAGTAACTCCTCATTTAGGTACTGGCTTCAAGGTGAACCTGAAGGTGGGAATCAGGCTTGTGTGTTGGGAAGTTTAAGGAACTCTGGAAAATGGTTTGACGATCCCTGTGACCGGAATAGACCGTTCGTTTGCTACA TCACTATGACTACAAAGCAAGTGATCAAAGTGCGTCTGGAGAGAAAGGACTCCTCTCTGGATCTCAACGACCCTGCTGTGATGGAACAAATGTTGAAGGAG GTCCAACAGAGGCTGAAGGACCAGGGGGTGAAAGGAGACGTCAAACTGAGCTGGAGGAAGCAGGCAGATGGAAAGGTCTTccacaaggaggaggaggagacaaagaagaagaagacctgTCCAATGAAGGATGagttttaa